The following proteins are encoded in a genomic region of Acidobacteriota bacterium:
- a CDS encoding VOC family protein: MAQEASGFAGPATGSFCWTEIASSDAAKCKEFYTNVFGWKFKDSNATDGIFAYHEYSTGGDYPAGGLYEITPEMCVEGQPLPPPHFMTYVAVDDVDENAKLAVELGGKVVHGPMDIPNTGRMAIIQDPTGAMISTFKMAEGGHNG, from the coding sequence ATGGCACAAGAAGCAAGTGGATTTGCCGGACCCGCGACGGGTAGTTTTTGCTGGACCGAGATCGCCAGTTCTGACGCGGCAAAGTGTAAGGAATTTTACACGAACGTATTCGGATGGAAATTTAAGGACAGCAACGCGACCGACGGGATATTCGCCTATCACGAGTACTCAACCGGTGGTGATTATCCGGCCGGAGGACTCTATGAGATCACACCTGAGATGTGCGTCGAGGGACAACCCCTGCCGCCGCCGCATTTTATGACATATGTTGCAGTCGACGACGTCGACGAAAATGCGAAATTAGCGGTGGAACTCGGCGGAAAGGTCGTTCACGGGCCAATGGATATACCAAATACCGGCAGAATGGCGATCATTCAAGATCCGACCGGAGCGATGATATCGACATTTAAGATGGCAGAAGGAGGGCACAATGGCTGA
- a CDS encoding VOC family protein encodes MADFEIPKHGDICWRELRTKDLGAALDFYTKLFDWTLEQSKVAAGMDYKEIIVDGTATGGMMSMEGDDWGGLPSHWATYVAVDNADDTVAKITANGGSVQVPPFDAPGVGRMSMVADPSGANFAIIQFTEQMQDIGQRNKRKARNRISYFVPFVYFVANPIAFP; translated from the coding sequence ATGGCTGATTTTGAAATTCCTAAACATGGTGATATCTGTTGGCGAGAACTCCGAACGAAAGATCTCGGAGCGGCCCTCGATTTTTATACAAAGCTCTTTGATTGGACGCTTGAACAATCGAAGGTAGCGGCCGGAATGGACTATAAAGAGATCATAGTAGACGGTACTGCAACCGGCGGCATGATGAGCATGGAAGGCGACGATTGGGGCGGTCTGCCATCGCATTGGGCAACGTACGTTGCCGTCGACAATGCGGACGATACTGTCGCAAAGATCACGGCAAATGGCGGCAGCGTCCAAGTTCCGCCGTTTGACGCACCGGGGGTCGGCCGAATGTCGATGGTTGCCGATCCGTCAGGGGCAAACTTCGCGATCATCCAATTCACCGAGCAGATGCAGGATATTGGCCAGCGAAACAAACGAAAGGCACGAAATAGGATCTCTTATTTCGTGCCTTTCGTGTATTTTGTGGCAAATCCTATCGCGTTCCCGTGA